The Fibrobacter sp. UWB2 genomic interval AAGAAGCAGTAAAAAGCGCCTTTTCCACAGAATAAACAGAGCTTCTAGCAGCGTAATAGTATTTTCCGCCTGCATCTGCTGTGCCCCGACCACAATTGTCTGCTGTTCGCTTTCGGCCATGAATGTCTCCAAAAATTTGCAAAACCAATTTGTAAAAAAATATAGTAAAAATTATTTAAAACTTACGGAGAATGTAAGAAATGAGGATAATTGGGATAGTGTGGAGAAAAAAATGTCCTGCGGGTAGCAGGACATTTCACTTTCATTTTTCGCTTTTCAGAAACGATTCTAGAACTTTCGCCAGACCATCTTGTTGACGATGCCGGTGTAGCTCTCGCGGCACGAAGTTTTCACTTCTTTTCTTCAACCGCTTTCGCTTCATTCAGGAACTTGTCAAAATCGCTCTTGAACAGTTTGTCCTGGACAACGCGGTATTTTTCGAATTCACTTTCGGCAAAAGCCTTTGCAATTTCAGCCGACACCCGACCCTTGTCTGTCAGAATCTCCACCTCGTTGAAATCCAGGAACTTGTTGAGGCGAAGCGCCCAATCTTCCATCGTCATGGGAATCTGCCGTTTCGCCTGAAATTCCGCATAGTCAAGGTACATTGTCACGAATCGTTCCAGTTGATGCAATTCATCCTTTGAAAGGTTGTTCTTCGCAATGCTGACATCCGACTTCTCGATTTTCCCGTCAGGCGCCTTGCGCCAGGTCGTCAAGCCCATGTGCGTTTTTTTCGCATCGGCGCGTTCCATAATGAGTTCGGCAGCCGTATGCCGGTGGATAGCCCAGTGCAACTTGTTCTGCACATTTGCGAAAAAATCCCTTGTCGTGACGGCATCCCGGCTGTAATCGACACTCGTCGCGTAGATATCGGTAATCTTCTGGTAGAATTTCCGCTCCGACATCCGGATTTCCCGGATTTCTTCGAGCAGGTTTTCAAAGTATTCTTCGTCAAAAATCTGGCCGTTTTCCAGGCGTTGTTTGTCGAGAACATAACCCTTTATCGCGAAATTGCGCAAAACGTTGGTCGCCCATTGCCTGAATTGCGTTGCGCGGATAGAATTCACGCGGTATCCCACCGAAATTATCGCATCGAGATTGTAGAATTTGGTATTGTAAGTCTTGCCGTCGGCGGCAGTATGTGCAAATTTTGCACATACTGAAATTTCTTCCAACTCGTTGGTCTCAAAAACGTTCTTTAAGTGCTTGGTGACTACGGACCTATCGACATCGAACAGCCTTGAAATTCCGTCCTGCGTGAGCCACACATTTTCGTCCTGGACGCGCACTTCTATCGAATCCTGAGAATTCTGCTTGGTAAACACCAAGAAATCGATGGTACTATTGCGAATCTGCAACATTTTGCTCATTTCTACCTCAGAATTCAACACAACAGGCTCTTTTTTGTTCATTTTCAACTCCTTCCTTGCGGACAAGCAAAAACCGCAAGGCACAAAGATACACATTTGTTCACTATTAAATATACACAAACACGAGACAGTTGTCAATAGGTCCGCCCCGTTTTTTGCTGGAATTTTCTGTACCGCAGCGGTCATTACCACCGCAAGCTTCTGACTTCCGCCGGAGAGGTCGACCTGTCCGTACCCAAGCTGCGCCTGGCCCCGTTCGAGACCGCCATCATCGAGCGCTACCGACGCAGGGAATCGTCCGTGGAGGAGTCTCTCATCGAGATGTACCTGGCGGGGGTATCCGTGCGTCGCGTGGAGGACGTCACCGAGCTCCTGTGGGGCTCTCGCGTGAGTGCTTCGACGGTGAGCAACCTGAACCAGAAGGTATACGGCAAGATCGAGGAATGGCGAAACAGGGCCATAGGCGGGGAATACCCCTACGTGTTCGTTGACGGCATCTACCTGAAGCGCAGCTGGGGCGGCGAAATGACCAGCGTCTCGGTACTTGTCGCGATAGGGGTGTCCGAAGACGGCTACCGGGAAATACTCGGCGCAAGCGAGGGTGCAAGCGAAAGTAAGGAATGCTGGCGGAACTTCCTCGTAAGTCTCAGGGAACGCGGTCTGAAGGGCGTGAGGCTGTTCACTTCGGACAAGCACCTGGGCTTCCTGGAATCGGCCTCGGAAGTGTTCCCTGATGCGAAATGGCAACGCTGCACGGTTCATTTTTTCAGGAACCTGATGACAAAGATCCCACGCAACAAGCTTGCTTCGGCCATACCCCTGCTAAAGGCAACATACGCCCAGGAAGACAAGGAGGCAACGCTGAAAAAGGCAGCAGATGTAGAACAGAAACTGCGTGATATGGGGCTGAAGTCTGCCGCCGAGCTTTACCACAAGGGTGTGACGGAAACGCTGACTTATCTCGACTTCCCACATGAACACTGGCGTAGCATAAGGACGAACAACATCCTTGAACGCCTGAACCGGGAGATACGCAGAAGGACGAGGGTTGTGGGCTGTTTTCCTGATGGCGAATCGGCACTGATGCTTGTATGCGCTAGATTGAGATATGTAGCGACGAAGGAATGGGGTACCAAGAGGTACCTGAACATGAAGCACCTTTACGAGATGGAAAAGGAGAACGAGCTGAAACGGGAACAGGAAAAGGACGGAAATGTAGCCTAAATCTGGTGTTGGAACAAACTATTTTTGCGAAAAACCCTTGACACTACCACATCGAGTACATCGACAAGTCGGTTGACAAGTCCATGAGGGAAGTGTATGGGTTGAACCCTTCGGAAGCCCAGTAGGGCAAAAAACAGGTGGCTCCGTCAGGCCGGACTTGTGGCTCTCACTTCTCCGGACTGGCGGCTCCGCCGCTCCGGAATAATCAAAGGAAATAAAATTGTAAATGCAGGCTTATGCGTGGATGAAGTTGTAACTTAAATAAATATGGCTATGAAACTTTTTTTAATTTCTTAACGCAGCCAATTTTCTTTACATAAGGTGTTAAATACACAAACAAGCATCCTAGATAAATACAAAAGCCTATTTGTGGCTCAAAAAAGTTCGCACTTACTAAAAAAGCAACCACAAGAATAAATTCCTTTATAAAGAAACATGTCAACCTTTTATTTATCAATCTACCGACAATTACCTCAGAAACGATAGATCTCGTCGCGACAAAAAAAACGGCCAATAATAAGGTAAGTTTAAGATTGTTCAAAATAAAAGTTGATATTCCCACACAAATCATTGATAAAACAAGCATTGTTACATTGATAACTAGCAAATATTTTTCTTTTCTATAGGCTTTCAAATAGTTATTGGTTAGCAAAGTAACCTTCGAAGTATAAACGATTATAGGTAAAATTAGTGCCAAATATATGAGACTCGGCTCATATTTAGGAATCCATTTTTTTAATATAAAAAAGATTGGATAATAAAAAACTAAAGCAGAGAATAACACTGGCGAGAGATAATTCCGTATTTTTAAATACATATTCGGAAGTTCCGTAACAGCCATTCTTTTCAAAGATGGAAATAATACAATACTAACAGCTGTAACAAAACTTAAAAACAACGAAGTTAAACTAAACGCAAAAGAGATCTTTCCAAAGAGTATTTCATCCCAATTCTTTTGAATGAACATTTTTGTACTACCAAGCAGAAGCATAGAAGACCACGTCGCAATGAGTAAAATAAAGCCACAGGAAATATTCTCTTTAAATTCAGAGATGAAAACCTTAAAAGGAATAAATTTTCCAAAATATAAGCCTTTATTGTATTTACAAAAAACAAAACAGGAAAAGATGCCACAGAAAATGTCTATTAAGCACAAAAAAATATAATTGTTTACAGAAAGAAGTAGGAATAAAGCGGTCAACAACATACATATCAAATTACTTACAATTATAAAGGCCGCATATTTTTTTATTCGATTTGTTATTTGAAATATGTAAAAATTATACGTAAACAAATGTTTTGAGATAATAGAAATAGCAACTAATAATGCAATATATTTATACTCTCCCGAGAAACGGAGATAAGAAAAAACTGCAATAATAAAAGCAAAAAGTAAGTCTGCAAAGAACAATGCCTGATATTGTGATCTTACTAAAGGCTTGTCTAGTTGATCATAATCGAGCCCTGCATAACGAAGTCCGATTCCATCCAAAATACCAAAATGCAGTATTCCAACAAAACTTGAATATAGTATATATACTTGCCAATATGCATATTGAGTTTCATCAATAAACTTAGGTACAACTATATTCAAAAGAAAAGCTACACAAATGGTTATCACCTGAGCAACTATTGAATACGATATATTTCTTTTTATAGAATTAGACACTATACATTTAATCTTTTGTAGGTGTGATTAACAAAAATATTTTTGCAACAGTTAACATTATTATCAAAGTCCACAATTCACGACTGATATCACCTACGCGAACGATATCATAAATAAATGTTGCTAAAATCGTAAAAAATGTAACACTAGCAACATTTTTTGCTACAGAAAAAAAACTTTCCAAATACCTTAACATAAAGCCAAAGAAAATACTTCCGATTATTAAACCGATATATGAAAAATTCAAATAAAAACTACCAAACAAAGTCACTGGTATTCCGCCATGAAAAGCCTCATTAAAAACCAAACGAGTTAATTCGTGATCAAATGTGGGGATTGCTAAGCCTGGGATTGGCATTGTGAAAAAGGAAAGATAATTAAAGCCATAAAAATAATCCATCCCAAATTCTGAAAAAAACTTCAAAGAAACAACGAGCATATCAAACATACAAAACTCATTGAGTAATTCAAAAACAAATGAAAAAGAAGGGGTTCCACCAAGTAATGTAAGTCGAATTATGCCATATAACCAAACTACAATAAAAAGAACAGCAACCATCACCCCAATCTTCTTCATATTTTTTTTTCGATTAAACTCAACACTATATAGTGGGATTATGTAACAAATTAGCAAATTAGTTATATACTGTCTTTTACCAACGAAAGAAAAAAGATAAACACTTAATATAATTAAAAAATAAACAAACAAATTTGGTGTTTTTTTTTCATAAATAATATAAATAATAATGACGGAAAAAAGATACACCCATACAACATCAAACATATGAATTGGAAGGCCCCTCATTATCTGAGACGCATACGAAAAAATCGATAATAAAGACAAAAGAAAAACAAAAGTCAATATATATATTTGATTCTTTGTAAGACTCCTTGGGAAATAATCCTTGGAAATTTTTTTAAAAAAAAACGTATTGCGTATAGGAGAAAAAAGAAACGATAAGTTAAGAACACCTATTCCCAAAAGACCAATAAAAGAAGCCTTCGCAACAGGCATTTCTGAAAAGAAATACGATTGCGTGTATGTATTGTATAACCAAAACACATAAAAACTATTTTCTTGATTTTGTGTAAAAAAAATTTGAATTGGCCTTATAAAAAAAACAAAAAACAAAAAAAAGTCTGCAATATTTATCAAGGAAAAGAAATTTCTTTTATTTATATTATTTACAATCACACATGAAAGAATAACACCATTAAAAAGAACAAGCGCCCAGCTTAAAGATAAAGATGATTCGTCATTGAACGCTATATACAAAACAGCTCCAACAAGAAGTGATAAAATCACAACAATTTTACAAACATTATCATCAACAAGTACTTGTTTCATAAAAATCTATTTAAAATCTATTGAAAAGAATCATTATTATTAAACCAAAGTTTTCAACAAGCCCATACTGATAAATTTTTTTACTAAAAAGAAGTTTAATTTTAAACTTCAGCGATTTATCATAATTTGAGCAAAGCCATAAAAAAGAAAATTTTTCGGTAGCAATTGAATTCGAATATAATTCTAACAAATAGCAACAGCACCTACTTTTAGCTTTTGTTTTATTAAAAATATATCTTTTTATTCTATTTTTCATCAACTGTATTCTGCTACCTCCCGCCCCAACAACGTTTTTTGAATGCTGACGATAATATATCAGAGGTTTTTCAAAGAAAAAAACTTCACCATCTAAAGCATACGTCATACGGAGAACCCAACTATCATGCATTGGGAAAAATTTATACACAGATATCATCGACCAAATTTTCGCAGCCTGTTCTAGCACAACATAATTAAAAACCTGAGTACAACCTAATGAGTGTGGTGAGATAATATTTGCATACATGTTATTAACTACACGAATTGGGGATTTATCTTCTATTGGATTTAAATTTGAATCAACTATTTTAGCAGCAGAAAAAAACAACTGTGGCTTTTTCGATTCCGGTTTAAAAAACGAAATCGATTGTTCAAGTTTATTCTCATACCATACATCATCTTGATCACAAAAAGCATAAAAATCATACTTTGACATTTCGGATACAGCATAATCCATTAGTCGATAAAAACTTTTTGCTGCACCAATGTTTTTTTCTGTTAATATAGTCATGCCACCATATTGATTTTTATACTTGTTCAAAATAGATACAGTTTCGTCAGAAGAACCATCATCACGAGCAAGTATATGTACATTAACATTTTTTTGAGCAAACAAACTATCTAATTGTTGCGCTAAAAAAAGTTCGCCATTATAAGTGGAAAGCATAACTAATACGGAAGCCATAATAAAACCCTTAAGATTTCAACATATTTTAAACTAGAATCAAAAACGACATTTTACGTAGCCCCGTTACAACAATCTTTGTAAATTTGCTTCATCATACCACAGATTTTTTTTACATCGAAATTTTTTATTGTATTTTGATTTATCTTTCGCATTTCCGAGGAACTTTTTAACACAACATCCATTATTCCTCTGGCAAATCCATCAACATCCTGGCAGCCATATAAGAAGCCTCCTTTACCATGTTCAATCAAGTCAACATTACCTCTAATTTTACTGCAAACAATAGGTAGTCCTACAGCCATAGCTTCCATCAATGCAACAGGAAGTCCTTCATGCAGAGACGGAAGAACCGATATATCGGCCGATTTATTCAACGCAATGACATCGGTTCGAAAACCAAGTAAATGGAAATTAGATTCAATTCTTAATGACTTCGCTAGATACCTTAAATCATTTTCTAATTTTCCTGAACCGGCAACAGCATAATGGATTTTAGGATTATCTAATTTCGCTAAAGCACGCATTACAACTTGATGATTTTTTCTTACACTTAATTCCCCTACAGAGAGAAGCAAAATGCAATCTTCGGGAACCCCCATCGACAGTCGGACAACATTTCTGTCGCATTGTATATTCTGAATTTTAGAAAGGTCTATTCCGACTCCTGGCACATAGCAAATCTTCTTTGCAGGCATTTTATTCTGAGCCAAGGTAAAGTCTTCTTTATTGATGGTTATAAGGACATCTGTAAAATGGGCGCAAAACTTTTCGATTGGGTAATAAATAAACCAATTTTTAAGCGGGGCTCCCCTAAAAAAATGAAATCCGTGAGCTGTATAAATTACACGAGTTCCCTGTTTACGGACTCTACGGCATGCCAATCGCACAATCATAGATGCATTGGGTGTATGTGTATGCACAATGTCGTAATGCTCTGATTCGACAAGTTGTTTAAGCATTTTGTAAGCTATAAGATTATTCTTGCTGAATGGCGAACGAGAAAAAGGAATATCGTGAACTTTACAGCCGAGTGTGTTGTAAATCTCTGGCACAGGCTTTTCGCAATTTGTCGCAATTTCTACAGAATGACCTTCGCTCAAGAGCATTTTTACATGCTCTGGAAAAAAGCCCATCGTTGCAGAAATTGTTGTGACGTACAATACTTTCATATAAAATCACAATTAAAAATTTAAAAGATTCATTAGAGAACTTACCTTACTGTATAGCCACCATCAACAACTAAGTTCTGTCCAGTTACCCAGCGGCTTGCATCTGATAGCAAATAAATACACGCATTAGAGATATCCGAACATTGCCCAAGTCCAAGCAAAAAGCCATCAACACGTTTTTCGTATTGTTCTGGGGTAAGCTCACTTAAAAAGTTTTGCATCATAGGAGTAAGAATCGTTCCTGGAGAAACACAATTAATGCATATATTTCTTTTGGATAGCTCCATTGCCATGGGTCTAATTGCACTAACGACAGCCCCCTTAGAGGCTGAATATGCAGAAACCCCAATTCTGCCAATTATTGCTGTAATCGAAGCTATCAGGACAAAGTGCGCAGCATCATTTGAAATCTTTTTGCTACTCAGCTGACGAATAAATTCAAATCCACTCAAAGCATTTGTTTTCATTACTGATTCGTAATCGTCTGTAGAAATCAATTTCAAAGGTGCTGTTTTTTCGATTCCCGCCGAATGAACGAACCCATCGATCTTTCCATTTTCTTCTACAATTTTCTTCACCAAATCTGCAATGCCATCTGTATTCTGCAGGTCAAATACATAGTTTTTTTGCGATTCAGCTTTGTCACACAATTGAATTGTTTCATTCAAACGATCTTCATTACGAGCAATGGCAATAACTGTTGCACCCATTTTAGTGCAGTCAATCGCTATTTGACGACCTATTCCGCTAGAGGCTCCTGTTACGACAATAGTTTTATTTTCTAATGAAAAAGGATTAAAAGACATCAAGCCTCCAAAAAATCATTTGGGGAATTAATTATACCCTCTTCAAAAACATCATCACTTTCGATGACTGGGTAAATGTCGGATACATTGATACTTGCCGAGCAAACACCCCAAGAAAGCCCGACTCCAAATCCACACATCAAAAAATGAACAAGCCGCGATCCAGACTCTGAACCGTACTTGTCACATATTGTTAGAGGAATTGCAGGTGCGGAAGTGTTTCCGAATCTATCAAGGCATATCGGGAATTTTCCCATATCGACTTTCAATTTTTTTGCAAGCATTCCTGTAATAAACTTATTTGCCTGATGGAATGCAAAACATTCATAGTCATCAACGGTCGTTTCTGTTTTGGTCAAAAACTCCTTAATTGTCCGAGGCACCGCAGAAATTGTGAACGAGAAAACATTATCGCCTCGCATTACCGTATTATAAAGGTTACGAGTGTTTCCATCTTTCCAAACAAAATCTTCATGGGTGGCGTTCATATTACGATATCCACCCGCTGGAGCAATAATATCTTGATAACCGTTTCCATCTGTTTTTAAAACGCCCTGTATGCAAGAATTATCAGTAGATTTTTCAAGCAATACTGCAGAGCCTCCATCACCAAAAATCATAGAAACCGAAGAATCTTTCGGATTTGTCATTTTGGTCAGCGTTTCTCCAACAAGCAATAGAGCTTTATCAATGTCAGAATTCTGCATTAAAGAGCAAATTATTTGAAGTCCATACACAAAAGCAGAGCAACCTAAATTCACATCAAAAGAAACACAGTCTTTATTTAGCCCCAATCGTTTATGTAATACACACGCTGTTGCTGGACGACGATAATCTGTAGAATGAGCTACAAATATCAGAGCTTTTACTTCCGACCTATCAACATTTTTTTCAGTTAGTATTTTCTCTGCAGATGCAAAACATAAATCTGAAGCAGTCTGATGATCTCTTGTCTTTCTGTACTGTTTAACACCAGTAGACTCTTTAAACTTTTCAACATATTCTTTCCCAAATGATTCGGCAAAGGAATCTACATTTACGACTGTTTTGGGAACGCATGCTGCAACAGCAGATATTTTAATATTATTGAATTTAAAAAAAGCCATATACTGTATTTCCAAAAGATTTATGTAAGAGAGATTCCACCATCAACAACTAGAGAAGTCCCTGTAGTCCAAGACGATGCATCGGACAACAAATAAACGATTGCGTTTGCAATTTCTTCAGGTTCGCCAAAGCGTTTCAAAGGGTATTTGGCAGCATCTGCAGCTAGTTGTTCAGCCGTTAGTATATCAGGTGAATTAAATGGCGTTTTGACCATTCCCGGATTAACGCTGTTAACACGAATTTTCTTCGGAGCAAGTTCCAGCGCACAAAACTTCATCCAAGAATTTAGCGCAGCTTTAGAAGTTCCGTAGATACAATTCCCTTCTGTAATATCAAATACGCCACCAACAGAGGAAACGATAACGACAGAGCCCATTTTTTTTACTTTTTTCTTTTTAACAAGTTGCCTCAAAAATTCAACTGTTGCAAAGAAATTCAAGTTAAACACCCTGTCAAAATCCTCGCGAGAGCAAAAAAGCAGCGGTTTCATCGCCCCAATGCCTGCAGAAAAAACGACACCATCAAAATCAGGAAATTCTAATATCGCATCTTCTACACTTTTTTTATCAGTTATATCAAGTGATAAAAAGGAATGTGTATCGCCAAGCATTTCTTCTTGTGTGGCCTTGAGATGCTCTGCTCTCCGTCCAACAACATAACATGTTGCCTCCATTTGGGAACATAGACGAGAAGTCGCGCGTCCAATGCCAGAACTACCGCCAACAATGAGAATTCTTTTTCCCTGAAGTGAGAATGGATTCATCATTTAAGGATTACCCCACCATCAACAACTAGAGTGTGACCCGTAACCCAAGACGACGCATCAGATAACAAATAAATAATCGCATGAGCGATGTCTTCCGGCTTACCGAGCCTTCCCAATGGATACTTAGACACATTTTCTTTGAGTTGATCGTCAGAAATGGTTCCTGCAGCCAATATATTCGTGGACACAAGCCCCGGATTGACGCTATTCCCTCTTATCCCACTTTTTGCCATTTCAAGAGCGAACCCCTTCATAAAAGCGTTAAGGCCACCCTTAGAGATTCCATACATCGTATTACCGATTGTAGAAATCATCACTCCACCAATAGATGAAGTAAACACAACCGAACTTCCCTTTGAAAGTTTTTTCTTTTTCAAAAGTCGCTGAGTTAACAAAACCGGCCCGATCATATTTACATTTAAGACTTCCGATAAATCATCATTATTGATAAATTTCACAGGAAGAGTCTTTACAATGCCAGCATTAAGGGAAACGCCTTCCAGTGCGGGCAAAGCATCTACTAAAGCGGCAATACCATTCTCATTGGACAATTCAGCAAGGATCATCTGATGATCCTGAGCAAAAGAACGATCAAGAGAATCAAAAGTCTCTTTCAATCGAGCTTCATTACGAGCAGTAATATAAACAGTAGCACCCATTTTTGAGCACTCAATAGCCGTAGTACGCCCAATCCCAGACGACGCACCAGTAACAAGAATCTTCTTGCCCTCTAGTGAAAATGGATTATACGACATGTACCTTATCCACCTCCTCATCTGACACTTCTACAAGGTCTGATATTACAAGATTTTCAGTTTCAAAATAAGTTGTTCCCCAAGAAAGACCTACACCAAATCCGCAACAAAGGAATTTTGCCGGTTTATTTTCAGCTTTATTTTTAAGTTCTGCAACGATAGTCATTGGAATACTTGCGCCATTCGTATTGCCAAACTTATACATGCTAGAAGGAACTTTCTCCATTGGCAATTTCAACTTCTTTGCAATCATGTTATTCATCTTGGTATTTGCCTGATGGAATACAAACCAATCAGCTTGCAAATAATCAAAATTATAGTGAGCAGCAAGAGATTTAACAGACTTTGGAGCAGCGGTTATGCCAAAAGAGAATACATCCATCCCTTTCATACGAGATTGAAGCCTGTATGTTTCCTTTCCTTCAATAATTTCAGTATCAAAACTAGATGTAGTAACAGGGTTACGCGCACCGCCTTCTGGCGTAATAATAGCATCAAAGCCACTACCATCAGTCCCAAAATGGAACATGATTTCAGAATGACCTTCACAGAATTCCACTGCAGTAACAGTACCGCAGCAGCCAAATAAAGGATTTCTACGACGACGAGGCCCTCTAAACCTTGCTTTTGCTTCACCGCACATTACTAAAGCTTTTTTAATAGTCCCTCTGCCAAGAATCGATGCAGCGGAGCTTAAGCCATATACCCATCCAGAGCAGCCTAAAGAGATGTCTTCTGCAAAACATTCTTTAGATAAGCCCAAACGATCTTGTAAAATGCAAGCGGTAGCAGGCAAAATATAGTCCGGAGACTGAGAAACAAAGAATATCGCACCGACATCCTCTT includes:
- a CDS encoding glycosyltransferase; this encodes MASVLVMLSTYNGELFLAQQLDSLFAQKNVNVHILARDDGSSDETVSILNKYKNQYGGMTILTEKNIGAAKSFYRLMDYAVSEMSKYDFYAFCDQDDVWYENKLEQSISFFKPESKKPQLFFSAAKIVDSNLNPIEDKSPIRVVNNMYANIISPHSLGCTQVFNYVVLEQAAKIWSMISVYKFFPMHDSWVLRMTYALDGEVFFFEKPLIYYRQHSKNVVGAGGSRIQLMKNRIKRYIFNKTKAKSRCCCYLLELYSNSIATEKFSFLWLCSNYDKSLKFKIKLLFSKKIYQYGLVENFGLIIMILFNRF
- a CDS encoding SDR family NAD(P)-dependent oxidoreductase; the protein is MSFNPFSLENKTIVVTGASSGIGRQIAIDCTKMGATVIAIARNEDRLNETIQLCDKAESQKNYVFDLQNTDGIADLVKKIVEENGKIDGFVHSAGIEKTAPLKLISTDDYESVMKTNALSGFEFIRQLSSKKISNDAAHFVLIASITAIIGRIGVSAYSASKGAVVSAIRPMAMELSKRNICINCVSPGTILTPMMQNFLSELTPEQYEKRVDGFLLGLGQCSDISNACIYLLSDASRWVTGQNLVVDGGYTVR
- a CDS encoding O-antigen polymerase; translated protein: MKQVLVDDNVCKIVVILSLLVGAVLYIAFNDESSLSLSWALVLFNGVILSCVIVNNINKRNFFSLINIADFFLFFVFFIRPIQIFFTQNQENSFYVFWLYNTYTQSYFFSEMPVAKASFIGLLGIGVLNLSFLFSPIRNTFFFKKISKDYFPRSLTKNQIYILTFVFLLSLLSIFSYASQIMRGLPIHMFDVVWVYLFSVIIIYIIYEKKTPNLFVYFLIILSVYLFSFVGKRQYITNLLICYIIPLYSVEFNRKKNMKKIGVMVAVLFIVVWLYGIIRLTLLGGTPSFSFVFELLNEFCMFDMLVVSLKFFSEFGMDYFYGFNYLSFFTMPIPGLAIPTFDHELTRLVFNEAFHGGIPVTLFGSFYLNFSYIGLIIGSIFFGFMLRYLESFFSVAKNVASVTFFTILATFIYDIVRVGDISRELWTLIIMLTVAKIFLLITPTKD
- a CDS encoding glycosyltransferase family 4 protein; this translates as MKVLYVTTISATMGFFPEHVKMLLSEGHSVEIATNCEKPVPEIYNTLGCKVHDIPFSRSPFSKNNLIAYKMLKQLVESEHYDIVHTHTPNASMIVRLACRRVRKQGTRVIYTAHGFHFFRGAPLKNWFIYYPIEKFCAHFTDVLITINKEDFTLAQNKMPAKKICYVPGVGIDLSKIQNIQCDRNVVRLSMGVPEDCILLLSVGELSVRKNHQVVMRALAKLDNPKIHYAVAGSGKLENDLRYLAKSLRIESNFHLLGFRTDVIALNKSADISVLPSLHEGLPVALMEAMAVGLPIVCSKIRGNVDLIEHGKGGFLYGCQDVDGFARGIMDVVLKSSSEMRKINQNTIKNFDVKKICGMMKQIYKDCCNGAT
- a CDS encoding SDR family NAD(P)-dependent oxidoreductase, producing the protein MSYNPFSLEGKKILVTGASSGIGRTTAIECSKMGATVYITARNEARLKETFDSLDRSFAQDHQMILAELSNENGIAALVDALPALEGVSLNAGIVKTLPVKFINNDDLSEVLNVNMIGPVLLTQRLLKKKKLSKGSSVVFTSSIGGVMISTIGNTMYGISKGGLNAFMKGFALEMAKSGIRGNSVNPGLVSTNILAAGTISDDQLKENVSKYPLGRLGKPEDIAHAIIYLLSDASSWVTGHTLVVDGGVILK
- a CDS encoding ketoacyl-ACP synthase III, whose product is MAFLSFPNVRIAGISAGVPQNIADNLHPTEDDAVSTEYSPEDFVKTTGVKERRVSYTLTTSDLCYAAAEKLIADLNWNKEDVGAIFFVSQSPDYILPATACILQDRLGLSKECFAEDISLGCSGWVYGLSSAASILGRGTIKKALVMCGEAKARFRGPRRRRNPLFGCCGTVTAVEFCEGHSEIMFHFGTDGSGFDAIITPEGGARNPVTTSSFDTEIIEGKETYRLQSRMKGMDVFSFGITAAPKSVKSLAAHYNFDYLQADWFVFHQANTKMNNMIAKKLKLPMEKVPSSMYKFGNTNGASIPMTIVAELKNKAENKPAKFLCCGFGVGLSWGTTYFETENLVISDLVEVSDEEVDKVHVV
- a CDS encoding 3-oxoacyl-ACP synthase III family protein; the protein is MAFFKFNNIKISAVAACVPKTVVNVDSFAESFGKEYVEKFKESTGVKQYRKTRDHQTASDLCFASAEKILTEKNVDRSEVKALIFVAHSTDYRRPATACVLHKRLGLNKDCVSFDVNLGCSAFVYGLQIICSLMQNSDIDKALLLVGETLTKMTNPKDSSVSMIFGDGGSAVLLEKSTDNSCIQGVLKTDGNGYQDIIAPAGGYRNMNATHEDFVWKDGNTRNLYNTVMRGDNVFSFTISAVPRTIKEFLTKTETTVDDYECFAFHQANKFITGMLAKKLKVDMGKFPICLDRFGNTSAPAIPLTICDKYGSESGSRLVHFLMCGFGVGLSWGVCSASINVSDIYPVIESDDVFEEGIINSPNDFLEA
- a CDS encoding SDR family NAD(P)-dependent oxidoreductase, whose protein sequence is MMNPFSLQGKRILIVGGSSGIGRATSRLCSQMEATCYVVGRRAEHLKATQEEMLGDTHSFLSLDITDKKSVEDAILEFPDFDGVVFSAGIGAMKPLLFCSREDFDRVFNLNFFATVEFLRQLVKKKKVKKMGSVVIVSSVGGVFDITEGNCIYGTSKAALNSWMKFCALELAPKKIRVNSVNPGMVKTPFNSPDILTAEQLAADAAKYPLKRFGEPEEIANAIVYLLSDASSWTTGTSLVVDGGISLT
- a CDS encoding virulence RhuM family protein, encoding MSKMLQIRNSTIDFLVFTKQNSQDSIEVRVQDENVWLTQDGISRLFDVDRSVVTKHLKNVFETNELEEISVCAKFAHTAADGKTYNTKFYNLDAIISVGYRVNSIRATQFRQWATNVLRNFAIKGYVLDKQRLENGQIFDEEYFENLLEEIREIRMSERKFYQKITDIYATSVDYSRDAVTTRDFFANVQNKLHWAIHRHTAAELIMERADAKKTHMGLTTWRKAPDGKIEKSDVSIAKNNLSKDELHQLERFVTMYLDYAEFQAKRQIPMTMEDWALRLNKFLDFNEVEILTDKGRVSAEIAKAFAESEFEKYRVVQDKLFKSDFDKFLNEAKAVEEKK